Within Bradymonas sediminis, the genomic segment CGTCGCCGGGGATCTAACGCTTCTTTTGCCGTCGAGCAAACATGGACCGCAGGGATCGCCGCGGCTTGTGCGCGACGAGGAGCCCGACCCCACATTCGATCGCCTCGCGCCGTGGACGGTGCCGACGCTTGCGCTGAAGCCTGGCGAGGCGCCAAGCCTGCTGGGCGCGCTTCCGGAGGAATTCGACGCCGCCTTGCTCGGCGATTCGCTGCGCTATTGGCGCGTTGCGGCCAGGTTGGCCGAGGAGTTTGTGCGTGCGGGGCGGGTGCTACCGGGCGTTAAGCTTGGCGATGACGGCGCGCGCGCGGTGTGGCGCGCGCTGCCGGCAACCGCAGAGGATTTTGCGCGGTTGCAGGCGATGCGCGATGCGATGCCGCCGATGGCGCGGGCGGGCGTCAACGAGGCGATCGCTCGGAGCGCGAAGGATGATGGCTGGGAGTCTGTGGATATGCCGTCGGCCCGGCGGGTTCTCGTCGCTCATCTTAATGAGCTTGTCGACGCTCTGGTGCGTGAGAAGTTGCTTGCCGGCGGCGCGCAGACCGGTTCGCATCAATCTCACACGGTGCACCAACAATGGCTTCACGCGCTCGCCAGCACCGATGGGGCACTCAACGCCGCTGCAAGAGACTTAGCTTCGCTGGGCGAAGACCTCCACACCTGGACACAGCCACTTCGGGCTACCGAAGAGCGAGGCATGCGTCTTTGCTTTAGACTCGCACCACCCGAGCCTGACGTTGAGGATGCGCCGGATTTCGACGATGGCGTCGTGTCGCTCCCCCCCGATCCATGGCGGGTCGATTTTTTGCTGCAAGCAACCGATGACCCGAGTTTGCTGATTGAAGCGGCGGTCGTCTGGCAATCCAGCGGGAGGACTCTGAAAGTCCTCGAGCGAAATCTGGAGCATCCCCAGGAGGCGTTGCTTGAGGAATTGGGGCGTGCGCTGCGGCTCTTTCCTGCCCTCGAAGGCGCCCTGCACACAGCAAAACCCACACACGTCGACTTGTCCGCGGGCGAGGCCTATGCGTTTTTGAACACGAGTGCGCCGGTGTTGGAGCAATCGGGTTTTGGCATCATCGTGCCCGCCTGGTGGGGGCAGCCGGAGCGGCGACTCGGCGCAAAGCTCAAAGTTCGCTCGAAGAGTTCCAGCGACCCGCGAAGTTCAACTCACGGGCTGGGCGTGAGCCAACTATGTGAATTTCACTGGGAGGTGGCGCTCGGCAACCAGGAGTTGTCGCGCGAAGAGCTCGAACGGCTCGCCGAGCTCAAAATGCCGCTGGTGCGCATGCGTGGGCAATGGGTATCGCTTCGGCCCGAAGATATCGCGCGTGCGCTGCGCCTCTTTGATGCGGGCGAGGGCGGCCAAATGACGGCGGGCGAGGCGATCCGCACCGGGCTGGGATTGGAGGGCGGCGCTGGGGCGCTTCCGGTCATCGCGCATGAATTCGAGGGCTGGCTCGGCGAGTTTCTGGAGCGTGATTTCGACGCCCAACTCGCCGACGCGACGACGCCAGACGGGTTTAATGGAGTCTTGCGACCCTATCAGGAGCGAGGCGTCGCCTGGCTGGGCTATCTTGAGCAGCTCGGTTTTGGCGCCTGCCTCGCCGACGATATGGGACTCGGAAAGACGATCCAGGTGCTGGCCAAAATGGTCGAAGAGCGTGGCGAGCGGGCATCCGCCGGGACGAATACAATCGGGACGACGATGGTCGTCTGCCCACTCTCCGTGGTGGGCAATTGGCGGCGCGAGGCGCATAAATTTGCGCCCATGCTTCAGGTTTATGTGCATCACGGCCCCGAGCGGCTCCGCGACGATAAGCTCTTGGAGGCGATCGCCCAGGCGGATCTGATCATCACGACCTATGGGGTGGTGCGAAGCGACGTCGAGGAACTCAGCGGGATCGCGTGGCATCGGGTTGTGCTAGACGAGGCTCAGAAGATCAAAAATAGCTCAGCCGGGCGCACTCAGGCTGTCCGCGCTCTATCGGCGCGACGTCGCCTCGCCCTGACCGGCACGCCGGTTGAGAATAGGCTGCTTGAGCTGTGGTCGATCATGCAGTTTTTGAACCCCGGCTTGCTCGGCTCGGCCCAGGCGTTTGACAAAAAAATCGCAAAGCCGATCGAATCGCAGGGCGACGCGCACAAGGCCGAGCTTTTGCGCAGGCTCACCGGGCCGTTTATACTGCGCCGGCTCAAGACCGACAAAAGCATCATTTCCGACCTACCTGAGAAGATCGAAATCAAAGAGTATTGCAATCTTACTCGGGAGCAGGCGACCCTCTATAGGGCGGTCGTCGAGGAGATGCTTGCGCGCATTGAGCGCGCCGATAAGGTCGAGCGCCAGGGACTTATTCTGGTGCTGATGACGCAGCTCAAACAGGTCTGCAATCACCCGGCGCAATTTCTCCAAGACAGCTCCGCCATCGACGCCCGCTCGGGCAAACTTGAGCGGCTCGAAAGGCTCGCCGAGGAGATTCTGGACGCCGGCGATAAGGCGCTCATCTTCACCCAATACACCGAGATGGGCGGGTTGATTCGCCGGCAACTCCAGCAAAAGCTGGGCCGGCGCGTCCTTTATCTGCACGGCGCCACGCCGCAACGCCAGCGCGACGCGATGGTCGAGCAATTCCAATCGCCCGAGGGGCCGCCGTTCTTCTTGCTCTCGCTTCACGCTGGCGGCACCGGCCTGACATTGACGGCGGCCAACCACGTGATTCACTACGATCGCTGGTGGAATCCGGCGGTCGAAAACCAGGCGACCGACCGCGCGTTTCGCATCGGACAGACCGCCAATGTTCAGGTGCGCAAATTTATCTGCGCCGGGACTATTGAAGAGCGAATCGACGGCATCATTGAGCGCAAAAAACACCTCGCCGACCAGGTGCTCACCAGCGGCGAGGGATGGCTGATGAAATTATCCACCGACGAACTCCGCGAGCTGGTCGAACTCTCCGAGGAAACCCTGATATGAGTTGGCATTACTTCCCAAAGAGCACACCGCGCAAGGTCGACGGCGGCATTAAATCAAAGAACAGGCGCGGCGAGATTGGTGAACAATGGTGGTCACGCCGCTTCGTCGAGGTGGTCGAATCCTTTAGCATCAGCAGCCGCATCAAGCGCGGAAAACGCTACGCCCGCGGCGGCCAGGTCCTCTCGATGGACGTCCATGACGGCATGGCGACCGCCCAGGTCCAGGGGTCGCGCGCCACGCCATACGAAGTCCAAATCAGCGGGGCCTCACTCGGCGACGATGACTGGAAACGCGTTGAAAAAACATTGGCAGAGCGCGCCGGCTTCGCCGCACAACTGCTGGCCGGCCAGATGCCCGCCGATATCGAAGAGGCATTTGAAGCCTGCGCGTTCTCGCTCTTTCCGAGCTCCTACGAGGAGATGGAAACCCGTTGCAACTGCCCCGACTACGCCAACCCCTGCAAGCATATCGCGGCGGTCTTTTATATCCTGGCCGAGAAATTCGACGAGGACCCATTTCTGATCTTTCGCTGGCGCGGCCGCTCCCGCGACACCCTGCTCGAACACCTGCGCCAACTGCGAAGTGTTGGAAGCGATGCGACGGCGCAAGGCGAAATTTTAGCCGACACGGCGACGCCCCTGAGCGATTGCCTCGACCATTTTTGGCGCGCAGGAAACCAGCTTGCGCAGGTTCAGGCGCACCCGGCTCATGCTGAAGTCCCCGACACGGTACTTCGTCAGCTGGGAAAACCGGCAGGCGGGATCGGCAAGGTCTATGAAGAGCTTGGCGCGTTGTATGGGTTGATTGTCGGGGATGATCCGGATTCACATGGTGGGTGAGAGTATGTTGGGAGGCGCGTATTTTTGGTTTACGCGCCCCATTCATATCATTTACGGGCGAGCCGCCCGCGCACCTTTCGCATTATTTACTCGCCACCGGCCAGCGCCTCAAGATCCTTGCGCGACGCCATCAGCGCGGCCTGCTCCTCAAGATATTGGGCGTGCTTGGCGCGCTCCTTGGCGACGATGGCCTCGGGCGCGTTGTCGACAAAGCGCGCGTTTCCGAGCTTGCCGGTGACATATTTGATGTCGCCCTGGACCCGGGCGAGCTCTTTGTCGAGGCGCGCGAGCTCCTCGGTGACGTCGATGAGGCCGAGCAGCGGGATGCGGATCTCGACGGCGCCGCGCACCGCGGTGGCCGCGCCCTCGACCGCGCCGGCGTCGGCGGGGCTTTGGATGACGATATTCTCGGCCTTGGCCAGGCGCTGGATATAGCTTTCGCCGGCGGTGATGGCGGCGGCCGCGTCGGCGTCGGCGGTCACGAAATACACCGTCTCGATGACCCGGCCGGGCTTGACGTTCGTCTCGCCGCGCACCGCGCGGATGGCCGTGATGAGCTCGATGACCTGGTCCATCTGGGCGGCCGATTGGGCGTTCTCCTTGGCGAAGTCCGAGTCCGCGCGCGACACCGGCCAGGGGGCGATCATGACGCTGTCCGGGGCGTCGTCGGCGTGCGGAAGCGCCTGCCAGATATCCTCGGTGATGAACGGCGTGATCGGGTGCATCAGGCGCAGCGTGGCGTCGAGGACGTAGGTCAGGGTGTCGCGCGCGGCCTTTTGAGCGGCGGGCGCGGCGTCCTGGCCGTCGTGCAAGACGTCTTTGCTCAGCTCGATATACCAGTCGCAGAGCTCGTTCCACACGAATTTATACAGCAGCTGGGCGGCCTCGTTGAATTGGAATTCGTCCAGGGCCTTGGTCACCGCGCCCACCGTCTGCTCGCAGCGGCTCAAGATCCAGCGGTCCGCGACCGACAGCGCGTCGGCGTCAAACGGCATCGCGTCGGCGTCGGTCCAGGCGTCCAGATAGGTCTGGTAGGCCGGGGCCTCGTAGCCCTCAAGGTTCATCAGGGCGAAGCGCGCGGCGTTCCACAGCTTGTTCAGGAACGCGCGGTAGCCCTCGATGCGTTTGATGTCGAGCTTGATGTCGCGCCCGGCCGCCGCGTAGATCGCCAGCGTGAAGCGCAGCGCGTCGGCGCCCTGGGGGCCGACGCCGTCGGGGTATTGGTTCAGAAGCTCGGCGTGGATCTTGGCGTCGAGCTCCTTGGCGTCGGCGCCGTAGATCATATGCAGCGGGTCGACCACGTTGCCCTTGGTCTTCGACATCTTATTGCCCTCTTTGTCGCGCACCATCGCGTGCAAGAAGACCTTCTCGAAGGGCACATCGTCCATCAGCCACAGGCCCATCATCATCATGCGGGCGACCCAGAAGAACAGGATATCAAATCCGGTCTCCATGACCTGGGTGGGGTAGAATTTCTTGAGCGTCGCGGTCTCTTCCGGCCAGCCCATGGTCGAGAAGGGCCACAGCGCGCTGGAGAACCAGGTGTCGAGCACGTCCGGGTCGCGGGTGAGATTCTCGCTGGCGCATTTCGGGCAAGCGGTCGGCGGGTCCAGGCTGACGATGACCTCTTCGCAATCGTCGCAATACCAGGCCGGGATCTGGTGGCCCCACCACAACTGGCGGCTGATGCACCAGGGGCGGATATTATACATGAAGTGGTCGTAGGTCTTCTTCCAGACCGCCGGGATGATCTCGGTGCGCCCGGACTCGACCGCGTCGGTGGCCTTTTTGGCCATCGGCTCGGCGTTGACGAACCACTGAAGCATGGGCAGCGGCTCGACGACCACGCCGGTGCGCTCGCTGCGACCCGGGGCGAATTGGGTGTCCTCGACGCGGTCAAAGAGGCCGAGTTCCTTGAGCTTTTTGACCACGAGCTTGCGCGCGTCGTAGCGGTCCAGCCCCACGAAGTCCTCGGGGGCGTTCTCGTTCATCGTCGCGTCGAACCCAATCACCTGGATCACCTCAAGCTCATGGCGCTCGCCGCATTCCCAGTCGTTGGGGTCATGCGCAGGCGTGATCTTGACAGCGCCGGTGCCCTTCTCGGGGTCGGGCAACACGGAGTCGGCGATGATCGGGATTTTTCGCCCAACGATCGGCAGGTCGAGGGTCTTGCCGATGAGCCCCTGGTAGCGCTCGTCGTCGGGGTGCACGGCCACCGCGGTGTCGCCGAGCATCGTCTCGGGGCGCGTCGTGCCGATGGTGATATGCCCGGAGCCGTCGCTCAAGGGATATTTGAAATACCACATATGACCGCTCTCTTCCTCGCGGTCGACCTCGAGGTCCGACAGCACGGTCTGGCCCACCGGGTCCCAGTCGACCATGCGCAGGCCGCGGTAGATGAGGCCGTCGTTATAAAGCTTCACGAAGGCCTCGTTCACCGAGCGGTTTAAGCCATCGTCCAGGGTAAAGCGCTCGCGCTCCCAATCGCAGGAGGCGCCCATGCGCTTGAGCTGGTCGATGATCTGGCCGCCGTGCTCTTCCTTCCAGGCCCAGGCGCGCTTCATGAACTCTTCGCGCCCGATCTCGTGGCGATTTGTCCCCTCTTCGGCGAGCTGGCGCTCGACCATGACTTGCGTGGCGATGCCCGCGTGGTCGGTGCCCGGCAGCCACAGCGTCTCAAACCCCTGCATGCGCTTCTGGCGGATCATCATATCCTGCAGGGTCACGAAGAGCGCGTGCCCCATATGCAGCCGGCCGGTGACGTTGGGCGGCGGAATCACGATGGTAAACGGCTCTTTATCGCTGGTCTCGTCGGCATGAAAATACCCCTTATCGACCCAATAATCGTACCACTCGGCTTCGACTTCGACGGGATTGTAGCTTTGATCGATCTTCATGCGCGTATTCCTAAAAGGCAGAGGGTTGCAAATCAGTATTTAGTCGGGGCGTTTGTAGTCAGCAGGGGCGGCTGGGGTCAAGCTGCGCATTAGGGGGCGGGCGGCAAAGGATGTGCTAAGGTGGCCGCCTTGCGGCTTTAGTCTTTGAGGAACTCCCAGAGCCGCGCGGTTATACAATAAGGAGAGTAATGAGCATTCAGGCGCCACACAATCCCAAAAAACTGATGGGTACTCAGTGGACTGCGGTCAA encodes:
- a CDS encoding DEAD/DEAH box helicase, whose amino-acid sequence is MTALRAVLGEVAECVGTDECVAGDLTLLLPSSKHGPQGSPRLVRDEEPDPTFDRLAPWTVPTLALKPGEAPSLLGALPEEFDAALLGDSLRYWRVAARLAEEFVRAGRVLPGVKLGDDGARAVWRALPATAEDFARLQAMRDAMPPMARAGVNEAIARSAKDDGWESVDMPSARRVLVAHLNELVDALVREKLLAGGAQTGSHQSHTVHQQWLHALASTDGALNAAARDLASLGEDLHTWTQPLRATEERGMRLCFRLAPPEPDVEDAPDFDDGVVSLPPDPWRVDFLLQATDDPSLLIEAAVVWQSSGRTLKVLERNLEHPQEALLEELGRALRLFPALEGALHTAKPTHVDLSAGEAYAFLNTSAPVLEQSGFGIIVPAWWGQPERRLGAKLKVRSKSSSDPRSSTHGLGVSQLCEFHWEVALGNQELSREELERLAELKMPLVRMRGQWVSLRPEDIARALRLFDAGEGGQMTAGEAIRTGLGLEGGAGALPVIAHEFEGWLGEFLERDFDAQLADATTPDGFNGVLRPYQERGVAWLGYLEQLGFGACLADDMGLGKTIQVLAKMVEERGERASAGTNTIGTTMVVCPLSVVGNWRREAHKFAPMLQVYVHHGPERLRDDKLLEAIAQADLIITTYGVVRSDVEELSGIAWHRVVLDEAQKIKNSSAGRTQAVRALSARRRLALTGTPVENRLLELWSIMQFLNPGLLGSAQAFDKKIAKPIESQGDAHKAELLRRLTGPFILRRLKTDKSIISDLPEKIEIKEYCNLTREQATLYRAVVEEMLARIERADKVERQGLILVLMTQLKQVCNHPAQFLQDSSAIDARSGKLERLERLAEEILDAGDKALIFTQYTEMGGLIRRQLQQKLGRRVLYLHGATPQRQRDAMVEQFQSPEGPPFFLLSLHAGGTGLTLTAANHVIHYDRWWNPAVENQATDRAFRIGQTANVQVRKFICAGTIEERIDGIIERKKHLADQVLTSGEGWLMKLSTDELRELVELSEETLI
- a CDS encoding valine--tRNA ligase; translated protein: MKIDQSYNPVEVEAEWYDYWVDKGYFHADETSDKEPFTIVIPPPNVTGRLHMGHALFVTLQDMMIRQKRMQGFETLWLPGTDHAGIATQVMVERQLAEEGTNRHEIGREEFMKRAWAWKEEHGGQIIDQLKRMGASCDWERERFTLDDGLNRSVNEAFVKLYNDGLIYRGLRMVDWDPVGQTVLSDLEVDREEESGHMWYFKYPLSDGSGHITIGTTRPETMLGDTAVAVHPDDERYQGLIGKTLDLPIVGRKIPIIADSVLPDPEKGTGAVKITPAHDPNDWECGERHELEVIQVIGFDATMNENAPEDFVGLDRYDARKLVVKKLKELGLFDRVEDTQFAPGRSERTGVVVEPLPMLQWFVNAEPMAKKATDAVESGRTEIIPAVWKKTYDHFMYNIRPWCISRQLWWGHQIPAWYCDDCEEVIVSLDPPTACPKCASENLTRDPDVLDTWFSSALWPFSTMGWPEETATLKKFYPTQVMETGFDILFFWVARMMMMGLWLMDDVPFEKVFLHAMVRDKEGNKMSKTKGNVVDPLHMIYGADAKELDAKIHAELLNQYPDGVGPQGADALRFTLAIYAAAGRDIKLDIKRIEGYRAFLNKLWNAARFALMNLEGYEAPAYQTYLDAWTDADAMPFDADALSVADRWILSRCEQTVGAVTKALDEFQFNEAAQLLYKFVWNELCDWYIELSKDVLHDGQDAAPAAQKAARDTLTYVLDATLRLMHPITPFITEDIWQALPHADDAPDSVMIAPWPVSRADSDFAKENAQSAAQMDQVIELITAIRAVRGETNVKPGRVIETVYFVTADADAAAAITAGESYIQRLAKAENIVIQSPADAGAVEGAATAVRGAVEIRIPLLGLIDVTEELARLDKELARVQGDIKYVTGKLGNARFVDNAPEAIVAKERAKHAQYLEEQAALMASRKDLEALAGGE
- a CDS encoding SWIM zinc finger family protein; the protein is MSWHYFPKSTPRKVDGGIKSKNRRGEIGEQWWSRRFVEVVESFSISSRIKRGKRYARGGQVLSMDVHDGMATAQVQGSRATPYEVQISGASLGDDDWKRVEKTLAERAGFAAQLLAGQMPADIEEAFEACAFSLFPSSYEEMETRCNCPDYANPCKHIAAVFYILAEKFDEDPFLIFRWRGRSRDTLLEHLRQLRSVGSDATAQGEILADTATPLSDCLDHFWRAGNQLAQVQAHPAHAEVPDTVLRQLGKPAGGIGKVYEELGALYGLIVGDDPDSHGG